A region from the Lolium perenne isolate Kyuss_39 chromosome 4, Kyuss_2.0, whole genome shotgun sequence genome encodes:
- the LOC127297254 gene encoding NAC domain-containing protein 105 produces MDSMESCVPPGFRFHPTDEELVGYYLRKKVASQKIDLDVIRDIDLYRIEPWDLTEHCGIGYEEQNDWYFFSFKDRKYPTGTRTNRATMAGFWKATGRDKAVHERSRLIGMRKTLVFYKGRAPNGQKTDWIMHEYRLETDENAPPQEEGWVVCRAFKKRTAYPNRGMVERWDANYSYHEGNAMGGAAAAFVNPNMTVQMGRSARFKEEAEQMDGAAALVRYTSNHLVELPQLESPSAPLPRKKASAEQEEEEDAVDAGRRRRPGKTARVDNETTTDWRALDKFVASQLSPAECGALEGNPASSTAAAVCASSQAQLDHHDDDDMAALLFLNSDGRDEMERWTGLLSSAGTGVDGDLGICVFDK; encoded by the exons ATGGACTCCATGGAATCATGCGTCCCTCCTGGCTTCAGGTTCCACCCCACCGACGAGGAGCTCGTCGGCTACTACCTCCGCAAGAAGGTAGCCTCACAGAAGATCGACCTCGACGTCATCCGCGACATCGATCTCTACCGCATCGAGCCATGGGATCTCACAG AACATTGTGGGATCGGGTATGAGGAGCAGAACGATTGGTACTTCTTCAGCTTCAAGGACCGCAAGTACCCGACGGGGACGAGGACGAACAGGGCCACCATGGCCGGGTTCTGGAAGGCGACGGGAAGGGACAAGGCAGTGCACGAGAGGAGCAGGCTCATCGGCATGAGAAAGACGCTTGTCTTCTACAAGGGAAGGGCTCCCAATGGACAGAAGACCGACTGGATCATGCACGAGTACCGCCTCGAGACCGACGAGAACGCGCCGCCGCAG GAAGAAGGATGGGTGGTGTGCAGGGCGTTCAAGAAGAGGACGGCCTACCCAAACCGGGGCATGGTGGAGAGATGGGACGCCAACTACTCCTACCACGAGGGCAATGCCATGGGTGGCGCGGCCGCGGCGTTCGTCAACCCGAACATGACGGTGCAGATGGGCAGGAGCGCGCGCTTcaaggaggaggcggagcagatGGACGGCGCCGCCGCCCTCGTGCGGTACACCTCCAACCACCTCGTCGAGCTGCCGCAGCTCGAGAGCCCGTCCGCGCCGCTCCCGCGAAAGAAGGCCTCGgccgagcaggaggaggaggaagacgccgTCGACGCTGGCCGCAGGCGGCGGCCCGGAAAGACCGCCCGGGTCGACAATGAGACCACCACGGACTGGAGGGCGCTGGACAAGTTCGTCGCGTCGCAGCTAAGCCCTGCGGAGTGCGGAGCTCTGGAGGGAAATCCAGCGTCGTCTACCGCGGCGGCAGTCTGTGCGAGCTCACAGGCGCAGCTGGATCACCATGACGACGATGACATGGCCGCATTGCTGTTTCTCAACAGCGACGGCAGGGATGAAATGGAGAGGTGGACGGGGTTGTTGAGCTCGGCCGGCACCGGCGTTGACGGCGACCTCGGGATCTGCGTGTTTGATAAATGA